Proteins encoded in a region of the Methanobrevibacter millerae genome:
- a CDS encoding KamA family radical SAM protein, with product MKHKTKIRLGFSEFSKKLYVDTKNKILTELNASEKDWNNPKWQLKNRISDVSEISNYINLTDEEYENIKDVSETYRFAITPYYFSLIDFENPNCPIKLQSIPNIKELDESGQLDPMNEEQSNPSGKITRRYPNKLIINVTNACPMYCRHCQRRRLIGGFDKNTSKRAIDESIDFIKNNPTIREVLITGGDALLLSNKRLKEIFNKLSGIDHVEVLRIGTRTLATLPFRINDELAVLLRKYRVNISTQFNHACEITPEAVQAIDTLVDHGILVRNQMVLLHNINDDKYCIQKTNEELQKYRVIPYYLFHPKDIKGTKHFQVDISKGLEIMKHLEGRTSGMCKPTYVYNSPLGLGKVPLVPMENIEHDENGYKFTTWENKIVKKDYME from the coding sequence ATGAAACATAAAACAAAAATTAGATTAGGATTCAGTGAGTTTTCTAAGAAATTATATGTGGATACAAAAAATAAAATTCTAACAGAATTAAATGCAAGTGAAAAAGATTGGAACAATCCCAAATGGCAATTAAAAAATCGTATCAGCGATGTAAGTGAAATTTCAAATTACATTAATCTTACAGATGAAGAATATGAAAATATAAAAGATGTCAGTGAAACATACCGATTTGCAATAACACCGTATTATTTTTCATTGATTGATTTTGAAAATCCGAATTGTCCAATTAAATTGCAGTCAATACCAAATATTAAAGAACTTGATGAATCAGGCCAATTGGATCCCATGAATGAAGAACAATCAAATCCCTCCGGAAAAATCACCCGAAGATATCCCAATAAATTAATCATCAATGTTACTAATGCATGCCCCATGTACTGCAGACACTGCCAGCGCCGCAGATTGATAGGCGGATTTGATAAAAATACCTCCAAAAGAGCTATCGATGAATCAATAGATTTTATAAAAAATAATCCTACAATCAGAGAAGTATTGATTACTGGAGGAGATGCATTATTATTATCAAATAAACGATTGAAAGAAATATTTAATAAATTATCCGGTATTGATCATGTGGAAGTATTGAGGATTGGTACAAGAACATTGGCAACACTACCATTTAGAATAAATGATGAACTGGCCGTTCTGCTTAGAAAATACAGGGTGAATATTTCAACACAATTCAATCATGCCTGTGAAATTACTCCTGAAGCTGTTCAGGCAATTGATACACTTGTCGACCATGGAATACTTGTGAGAAACCAAATGGTATTATTACATAATATTAATGACGATAAATATTGCATTCAAAAAACTAATGAAGAATTGCAAAAATACCGAGTAATTCCATATTATTTATTCCATCCAAAAGATATTAAAGGCACCAAACATTTCCAAGTGGATATTTCCAAAGGTTTAGAAATTATGAAGCATTTGGAAGGCAGAACAAGCGGCATGTGCAAACCTACATATGTATATAATTCACCGCTTGGTTTGGGCAAAGTTCCTTTAGTACCAATGGAAAATATCGAACATGATGAAAACGGATATAAATTCACAACATGGGAAAATAAAATAGTTAAAAAAGATTATATGGAATAA